The Deltaproteobacteria bacterium genome window below encodes:
- a CDS encoding aspartate aminotransferase family protein codes for MKTEEIIALSQKYLMNTYNRLPMAPVKGKGAWLWDADGKKYLDFVSGLAVCNLGHSYPKVLYAIARQARKLLHVSNIYHIDHQAELAELLVKNSFADKAFFCNSGAEANEAAVKLARKYARKVLKQDRYEVITMRNSFHGRTLAMITATGQEKFQKDFEPLVPGFRYADFGSIESLEKTITPQTIAVMVEPIQGEGGVRIASPDYFKSLRDFCNQRKLLLIFDEVQVGLGRTGTLFAYEQFGVTPDMMTLAKALGGGLPIGAMLARDGVAEAFQPGDHAATFGGGPFVTAVACETVRSILKEGVPNVKSLQGYLRSSLERLAREFRFIREVRGVGFILALDLDREARPLVVKFLKEGLLLNAVQPQSLRLLPPLIIKKKEIDTALAIMKKVFNEERSAHTS; via the coding sequence GTGAAGACAGAAGAGATCATTGCCCTTTCCCAAAAATACCTGATGAACACCTACAACCGTCTTCCGATGGCGCCGGTCAAGGGGAAGGGGGCGTGGCTCTGGGATGCCGATGGGAAAAAGTATCTCGATTTTGTCTCAGGTCTCGCTGTCTGCAATCTTGGTCATAGCTATCCCAAAGTTCTCTATGCGATTGCACGTCAGGCGCGAAAACTCCTGCATGTAAGCAATATCTATCATATCGACCATCAGGCGGAGCTTGCCGAGCTTCTCGTAAAAAACTCGTTCGCCGACAAGGCCTTTTTTTGCAACAGCGGCGCCGAGGCGAATGAGGCAGCGGTCAAGCTTGCGCGGAAATATGCGCGGAAGGTCTTGAAGCAGGATCGATATGAAGTGATCACGATGCGAAACTCGTTTCATGGTCGAACACTCGCGATGATCACGGCGACCGGTCAGGAGAAATTCCAGAAGGATTTTGAGCCGCTGGTCCCCGGTTTTCGGTATGCCGATTTCGGTTCGATCGAATCACTGGAAAAAACGATCACTCCCCAAACAATCGCGGTGATGGTGGAGCCGATCCAAGGGGAGGGGGGTGTTCGGATCGCCTCGCCGGACTACTTCAAGTCGCTTCGAGATTTTTGCAATCAACGAAAACTTCTCCTGATTTTCGATGAGGTGCAGGTGGGTCTCGGGCGGACCGGGACCTTGTTCGCCTACGAACAGTTCGGGGTGACGCCCGATATGATGACGTTGGCGAAGGCGCTTGGTGGGGGACTTCCGATCGGCGCGATGCTGGCCCGAGACGGAGTCGCCGAGGCGTTCCAACCGGGGGACCACGCCGCGACCTTTGGGGGAGGACCATTTGTGACAGCGGTCGCCTGTGAGACGGTTCGGTCGATCCTGAAGGAAGGGGTGCCCAATGTAAAATCACTTCAGGGATACCTCCGCTCCTCTCTGGAGAGGCTTGCGAGGGAGTTTCGCTTCATTCGGGAGGTGAGGGGGGTCGGCTTTATTTTAGCCTTGGATCTCGATCGCGAGGCGAGACCGTTGGTTGTCAAATTTTTAAAAGAAGGTCTCTTGCTCAACGCCGTTCAACCTCAGAGCCTGAGGCTGCTGCCCCCTCTCATTATCAAGAA
- the argB gene encoding acetylglutamate kinase gives MQELIQKASILMEALPYIRKFYGKTFVIKYGGAAMTDDRLKESFARDIVMMDFIGMNPIIVHGGGPQIGEVLKKMGIESKFHNGMRITDDRTMDVVEMVLAGDINKEIVSLINHNGGRAVGLSGKDAELIRAERLTGKQPVADSQAPELIDLGRVGRVKAIDPGVLTTLDQGRFVPVIAPIGVDETGQALNINADLVASAVAEALKAEKLVLLTDVEGVKDSKGVLLSTLKRNEAIQLMEQGVISGGMIPKVECALEALAQGVKSVHIIDGRVEHAVLLEIFTDKGVGTVIS, from the coding sequence ATGCAGGAACTGATCCAAAAAGCCTCCATTCTCATGGAGGCGCTGCCTTACATCCGTAAATTCTATGGCAAGACCTTTGTCATTAAATATGGCGGGGCGGCGATGACCGATGACCGTCTCAAGGAGAGTTTCGCTCGGGATATTGTGATGATGGACTTTATCGGAATGAATCCGATCATTGTCCATGGGGGGGGACCCCAGATTGGTGAGGTTTTGAAAAAGATGGGGATTGAATCGAAGTTTCACAACGGGATGCGCATTACCGATGATCGGACGATGGATGTCGTGGAGATGGTTCTCGCGGGTGACATTAACAAAGAGATTGTGAGTCTCATTAATCATAATGGTGGCAGGGCGGTTGGTCTTTCTGGAAAGGATGCCGAACTGATACGGGCCGAGCGGCTGACTGGGAAACAACCGGTGGCGGATTCTCAGGCGCCAGAGTTGATTGATCTCGGACGGGTTGGGCGGGTGAAAGCGATTGACCCCGGGGTTCTCACCACACTCGATCAGGGGCGCTTTGTTCCGGTGATTGCCCCAATCGGTGTCGATGAAACCGGTCAGGCTCTCAACATCAACGCCGACCTCGTCGCCTCGGCCGTCGCTGAGGCCTTGAAGGCGGAGAAGCTTGTTCTTCTGACAGACGTCGAGGGGGTCAAGGATTCAAAAGGCGTTCTTCTCTCAACGCTCAAGCGAAACGAGGCGATTCAACTGATGGAGCAGGGGGTGATCTCCGGTGGAATGATCCCGAAGGTGGAGTGTGCGCTGGAGGCGTTGGCACAAGGGGTCAAGTCGGTTCATATTATTGATGGTCGTGTCGAACATGCCGTTCTCCTTGAAATTTTTACGGATAAAGGTGTCGGAACGGTGATTTCGTGA